One Euphorbia lathyris chromosome 1, ddEupLath1.1, whole genome shotgun sequence DNA segment encodes these proteins:
- the LOC136223125 gene encoding dicarboxylate transporter 1, chloroplastic: protein MASLALTSTSSCSLAFNSIPSIKSRSLTHLRSTPNRFPSLSKLSVNGKFYSATPFLPKLSKSNVAGIVQRRKSSDLTVKASAAPAATPASSTPQPWQGAAMKPLLASIATGVILWFVPVPSGVSRPAWQLLAIFLATIVGIITQPLPLGAVALMGLGASVLTKTLTFSAAFSAFGDPIPWLIALAFFFARGFIKTGLGNRIAYHFVSLFGSSSLGLGYSLVFSEALLAPAIPSVSARAGGIFLPLVKSLCVACGSNVGDGTEHKLGSWLMLTCFQTSVISSAMFLTAMAANPLSANLTFNTIKQTIGWTDWAKAAIVPGLVSLVVVPLILYIVYPPSVKSSPDAPKLAKERLDKMGPMSNNEIIMAGTLLLTVGLWIFGGMLNIDAVTAAILGLSVLLITGVVTWKECLSESVAWDTLTWFAALIAMAGYLNKYGLISWFSQTVVQFVGGLGLSWQSSFGILVLLYFYSHYFFASGAAHIGAMFTAFLSVASALGTPPYFGAMVLAFLSNLMGGLTHYGIGSAPVFYGAGYVPLAQWWGYGFLISVVNIIIWLGIGGVWWKFIGLW, encoded by the exons ATGGCGTCACTAGCTCTCACATCCACCTCTTCCTGCTCCCTCGCCTTCAATTCTATTCCCTCTATCAAATCGCGCTCTCTCACTCACCTCAGATCCACTCCCAATCGATTTCCTTCCCTCTCGAAACTCTCCGTCAATGGTAAATTTTATTCTGCCACTCCTTTCCTTCCGAAGCTCTCCAAATCTAATGTTGCCGGAATTGTTCAGAGACGTAAAAGCTCTGATTTAACGGTCAAAGCATCCGCGGCACCGGCGGCGACACCTGCCTCTTCGACCCCGCAGCCATGGCAGGGAGCTGCAATGAAGCCATTACTAGCTTCAATAGCTACAGGTGTCATTCTATGGTTTGTTCCTGTTCCATCAGGTGTCTCGCGGCCGGCGTGGCAATTACTCGCCATTTTTCTTGCTACAATTGTCGGCATCATCACTCAACCTTTGCCGCTCGGCGCCGTCGCATTGATGGGATTAGGCGCTTCTGTACTCACTAAAACTTTAACATTCTCTGCCGCGTTTTCGGCTTTCGGTGATCCGATCCCGTGGCTAATTGCGCTCGCTTTCTTTTTTGCGCGAGGATTTATTAAGACTGGACTTGGAAACAGGATAGCTTATCATTTCGTTTCATTGTTTGGATCTTCTTCTTTAGGTTTAGGTTACAGTCTTGTATTTAGTGAAGCTTTATTAGCGCCTGCAATTCCTTCAGTTTCTGCTAGAGCTGGAgggatttttttaccgttggtGAAATCTTTATGCGTTGCTTGTGGTAGCAATGTTGGTGATGGTACAGAGCATAAGCTTGGGTCGTGGTTAATGTTAACTTGCTTCCAAACGTCGGTGATTTCTTCTGCCATGTTCTTGACTGCCATGGCGGCCAATCCTTTGAGTGCTAATTTGACATTTAACACGATTAAGCAGACAATTGGCTGGACTGATTGGGCTAAGGCTGCAATTGTTCCGGGATTGGTATCTCTGGTTGTTGTGCCCTTGATTTTGTATATTGTTTATCCTCCTTCTGTAAAAAGCAGCCCGGATGCACCTAAGTTGGCTAAAGAGAGGTTGGATAAGATGGGGCCAATGAGCAATAATGAGATTATTATGGCCGGCACTCTGCTTCTCACG GTAGGGCTCTGGATTTTTGGAGGGATGCTGAACATAGATGCGGTTACTGCTGCTATTCTTGGATTGTCTGTTCTCCTTATCACTGGAGTGGTGACATGGAAGGAGTGCTTATCTGAATCAGTTGCCTGGGATACCCTCACATGGTTTGCTGCCCTCATTGCCATGGCTGGGTATCTCAACAAGTATGGTCTAATCTCTTGGTTCAGCCAAACTGTCGTTCAG TTCGTTGGTGGACTGGGTCTTTCATGGCAGTCGTCTTTCGGCATTTTGGTTCTCCTCTATTTCTACTCCCATTACTTCTTTGCTAGCGGAGCTGCTCATATTGGTGCCATGTTTACAGCCTTCTTGTCTGTAGCCAGTGCCCTAGGTACTCCACCATATTTCGGAGCCATGGTGTTGGCCTTCCTTTCAAACCTTATGGGAGGCCTTACACACTATGGCATTGGCTCTGCACCTGTTTTCTATGGTGCCGGCTATGTGCCCCTTGCGCAATGGTGGGGTTATGGGTTCCTGATATCTGTTGTTAACATTATTATCTGGCTTGGAATTGGAGGGGTTTGGTGGAAGTTCATTGGCTTGTGGTGA